One Scomber scombrus chromosome 4, fScoSco1.1, whole genome shotgun sequence genomic region harbors:
- the LOC133979421 gene encoding ADAMTS-like protein 2 — translation MSDVLVVAGQTVKSTPSPPSPPSPPNTPNTPNTPKHSAPPRAAENNKHSLTQCSGSCGQGKMVRHVYCKAPEGRVVPENQCSAEDKPLPIHPCGERDCSPHWLSQDWDRCNTTCGRGVKRRNVMCVGISSGKFQVFDEEECGGSEKPEDENTCFERPCFKWYTTPWSECTKTCGVGVRMRDVKCYQGRELVRGCDPLTKPVAKQTCTLQPCPTEPPDESCQDRPSTNCLLALKVNLCSHWYYSKACCHSCRTIRPPSS, via the exons ATGTCTGATGTGCTGGTGGtggctgga CAAACAGTGAAATCTACCCCCTcacccccctcacccccctcaCCCCCAAATACCCCAAACACCCCAAACACCCCCAAACACTCCGCCCCGCCCCGAGCAGccgaaaacaacaaacacagccTCACTCAG TGCTCGGGGTCGTGCGGTCAGGGGAAAATGGTGCGTCATGTGTACTGTAAGGCTCCGGAGGGTCGCGTGGTTCCTGAGAACCAGTGCTCTGCGGAGGACAAGCCGCTACCCATCCATCCCTGTGGGGAGAGAGACTGCTCTCCTCACTGGCTGAGTCAGGACTGGGATCGG TGTAACACCACCTGCGGTCGTGGCGTGAAGCGGAGGAACGTCATGTGTGTCGGCATCAGCAGCGGAAAGTTCCAGGTGTTTGACGAGGAGGAGTGCGGCGGCAGCGAGAAGCCTGAAGATGAAAACACCTGCTTCGAGAGGCCGTGTTTCAAATGGTACACGACACCTTGGTCTGAG TGCACTAAGACCTGCGGCGTCGGCGTTAGGATGAGAGACGTCAAGTGTTACCAAGGCAGGGAGCTGGTCCGAGGCTGCGACCCCCTCACCAAACCGGTGGCCAAGCAGACCTGCACCCTGCAGCCCTGCCCCACCGAGCCTCCAG ATGAGAGCTGTCAGGATCGTCCCTCCACCAACTGCCTGCTGGCGCTGAAGGTGAACCTGTGCAGCCACTGGTACTACAGCAAGGCCTGCTGCCACTCCTGCCGCACCATCCGACCTCCCAGCTCCTAG
- the LOC133978554 gene encoding protein FAM163B-like, giving the protein MSAGTVVIAGGILATVILLTIVAVLCLCRLQYYCCKREESEKGEEEEPELATMSPFRPLALSAPPTPPTPEHYSDEPDNYTPTFLTEANGPASFSPTPPPRRCHRPHAFCPSCARCSLPFYLQHPERLCNGGRRISYRTVQQQDLELPMDLASFYQKLNLIRSVTMREVVTSSVSTDV; this is encoded by the exons ATGTCAGCCGGGACAGTGGTCATCGCAGGTGGAATTCTGGCTACAGTCATCTTACTGACCATCGTCGCTGTACTGTGTTTATGTAGGTTGCAG TATTACTGCTGTAAGAGGGAGGAGTCTGagaagggggaagaggaggaaccAGAGCTCGCCACCATGTCGCCGTTCCGCCCCCTGGCTCTGTCAGCTCCTCCAACGCCTCCGACCCCGGAGCACTACAGCGACGAGCCCGACAACTACACCCCCACCTTCCTCACCGAGGCCAACGGGCCCGCAAGCTTCTCGCCGACCCCTCCGCCACGCCGGTGCCACCGTCCACACGCCTTCTGCCCGTCGTGCGCCCGCTGCTCGCTTCCTTTCTACCTGCAGCACCCGGAGAGGCTGTGCAACGGCGGCCGTAGGATCAGCTACAGGACTGTACAGCAGCAGGACCTGGAGCTACCCATGGACCTCGCCAGCTTCTACCAGAAGCTCAACCTGATCCGCTCGGTCACCATGAGGGAGGTGGTCACCAGCAGCGTCAGCACCGACGTGTAG